In Dama dama isolate Ldn47 chromosome X, ASM3311817v1, whole genome shotgun sequence, one genomic interval encodes:
- the LOC133052061 gene encoding uncharacterized protein CXorf66 homolog, which produces MNLFIYVLLLSIWTNSCLDRQESNGSDTAATTPVEPRQRRIEGVQHRLLIFIIAIIIISFILRCYCFIHYGCVSKKAYGAATVKKEDITKASTSSKISFTESKSPTAGPGNLEKQSVRSSIDKSSGPSTPQKVSVPSSVEKLVRPSSQQNPSKPSNPKKVLGSVPQEKLHRTRSPKKAHRRSHAHKLVGQVSPSCAKKAIKPTWPSSLQCPVKPTKMSPPYPKSQSVPVQSSIPKLTKLQRHLKLKSLASEGRAEILSWPQPVKFCQYYKEKCLVCCAVSEPFITHISEENMKHAPVPLSSSKLKCFYKSSHKTEPKDNALYGDMNDSHLSTYSNDSESDREMTIMGNIKCKEAAYKISQNN; this is translated from the exons atgaatctcttcatttatgtCCTCCTTTTATCAATTTGGACAAATAGTTGTTTAGATAGACAAGAAAGCAATGGATCTGATACTGCAG CAACTACACCTGTTGAACCCAGGCAGAGAAGAATTGAAGGAGTACAGCACCGGCTACTCATTTTCATAATTGCTATCATCATCATCAGCTTTATTTTAAGATGTTATTGTTTTATTCACTATGGCTGTGTGAGCAAGAAAGCCTATGGTGCAGCAAC GGTCAAGAAAGAAGACATCACCAAAGCATCCACGTCATCTAAAATATCATTCACTGAGTCCAAGTCACCAACTGCTGGTCCAGGCAATCTAGAAAAACAATCAGTGCGATCTAGTATAGATAAGTCATCTGGGCCCTCAACTCCACAAAAAGTCTCTGTTCCTTCAAGTGTAGAAAAGTTAGTCAGGCCCTCGAGTCAACAAAACCCATCCAAGCCATCAAATCCCAAAAAAGTGTTAGGATCAGTCCCCCAGGAAAAGTTGCATAGAACACGCAGTCCAAAAAAAGCACATAGGCGGTCTCATGCCCATAAGCTAGTCGGTCAGGTCAGTCCATCCTGTGCAAAGAAAGCCATCAAGCCAACTTGGCCATCAAGTCTACAATGTCCAGTCAAGCCAACCAAAATGTCTCCACCCTATCCAAAGAGTCAAAGTGTCCCTGTGCAATCAAGTATACCGAAACTGACCAAACTCCAGAGACATCTTAAACTAAAAAGCCTGGCTAGTGAAGGTAGGGCAGAAATATTATCTTGGCCTCAACCAGTGAAGTTTTGTCAATACTACAAGGAAAAGTGCCTTGTTTGCTGTGCTGTTTCTGAGCCATTCATCACTCATATTTCAGAAGAGAATATGAAGCATGCTCCAGTTCCACTTTCTTCAAGCAAACTGAAGTGCTTTTACAAGTCATCTCACAAGACAGAGCCCAAAGACAATGCACTGTATGGCGACATGAATGATAGCCATTTGTCAACATATAGCAATGACAGTGAGAGTGACAGGGAGATGACTATTATGGGCAACATAAAATGCAAGGAAGCCGCCTATAAAATCTCCCAAAATAATTAA